In Salvelinus sp. IW2-2015 linkage group LG3, ASM291031v2, whole genome shotgun sequence, the DNA window tgttcctcagttctttgctcagtgtttgtatgttagcacccagccccagccttgttgtgaacatatatttctcttattggattttccagaggttctctggtttagtgcttgtgtatttttgagtagtcttttgaggtttgtttttccctgctgtttttaccactttgtggagtttctttgtattttggaggatatccattttgtgcctcttggctttatttttggacgtggtggatttatattctttgcctgaagatcttgtccttttattaaaccaccatctctagtactgctgagtctgcctcatcttctgggttctgccgactattagtgactgtttctctcaccgggtcctgacaggtacaccatccaaatgccgtggcttcctacttCAGTGCTCCCTCAACTTATCGCATCAGAGGGGAGCTCCCACCACAGAGAGGTCCACGGtaatttctctgctgactgggcgggCGTTGGAATGGGTTACggctgtctgggagagaggagaggaggagctggattcATGAAGGGTTCAGGGctctgttttaaatgtatttttgataattccccggagggcagagagggaagtGAGCGGCTACTGCAATTACGGAAGGGGAATCAGACGGCTGCTGAGTACGCGTTCACCTTTCGGACTATAGCAGCATCCAGTAGGTGGAATGAGCCGGCACTTCGCACGCTATTTAGAAGAGGTTTGTGTGAAGAGGTCCAGACGGAACTGGCCTGTCAAGACGACAATCTCACCTTGGAGGCACTCATTGCaatggccatccgtctggataacctacTTCTGAAGCGCCGGTCCTCTCAtcatttctcttcctccctcagtgAATACTCGGGATCAGAGCCAGAACCCGTGGAGGTAGGGTTCACTCGTCTCCCCGCTGCGGAGTGCACAGACGGATACAGCTGGGGTGCTGTCTGTACTGTGGACAAGGAGGGCATGAGGTCCAGAGGTGTCTGGCATGTCCACATTTGGGATCCACAAGAGCAGAGAGATGGTCATGTGAGGCTCCAGCACCTAGGGCAGGAGTGAGTATTCCATCTTCATCAGGCCCTTTTTGGTGTCATTACACTAGCTGACTGTCCCTCATGTACTGTCAACAGCGTTAGTGGATTCCGGTGccgctgggaactttattgaccagacccttgcctcctctcttAACATCAACTCAtatccgctctcctctcctttcccgaTTTAAGACCTGGATAGTCGGCCTCTTGGGTCCAGAACCATCACCCACATCActcaaccactcaccctcaccgtttAGTCCGTGTAGTCCAATCATCAGGAAAACATCCCCTTCTTCATCACCAGTTCACAAGATAATTCTCGGTCTCCCTTGGCTTCAACGCCATAACCATATCATTTCATGGTAAAGGATGAGAATCACAGACTGGGCACTTTTCTTCACCAGGTTCGACTTCACGCTGACCTATCGTCCAGGTTCCAATAACATCAAGGCCGATGCCTTGTCCTGTATCTACGATTCGGGATAGGGTCCTGTCCAGAGTGCACCTATAATCCCATCCTCCCAAGTCGTAGGTCCAGTGGCCTGGGACACAGAGAGGGAGCCCACAGCCCTGAACTGTCCTCCTGAGCGCATCTACGTTCCCACAGGGACAAGGGATCGACTGCTGACCTAGGCACACACAGCTGTTGttgctggacatccaggtatttctcgcACTATCCACTCCATCGCTGAGAAGTACTGGCGCAGGAAGTAACTCATTATGTCAACTCCTGTTCCATATGTGCCTTAACCAAGTCCCCCCGGAATGCACCAGCAGGGATGCTCCTGCCGCTTCCCATGCCTCAGCGACCCTAGTctcatctatccattgactttgtaACCGATCTCCTCTCTGACGGTTTCAGCACCATTCTGGTGGTAGTGGATAGATTTTCtaaatcatgttgtttaatcCCTCTTCCTGGTTTCCCCACTGCTCTCCAGGTCACTGAGGCActcttccagcaggtcttccggcattatggccttccggaggacatcgtctctgaccgtggcccccaattcacatcacaaGTATGGAGGGCCTTCATGGAGaaggtcacggtcagcctcacttccctgaggagtcactgtcaggaccggcagGGTGAGTGGGCACGATTTCTTCCATGGGCAGAGTTTGCCCAGAACTCGCTgcgtcactcctccactgggttgaccccccttccagtgtgttctgggttttcAGCCGGCCCTAGCCTCGTGGACTCCCCGCCAGACTTAAGCTCCTGCAGTTGATGAGTGGTTGTGGCGCGCAGAAGTGTGGAGAGACGCTCACGTGAGACTCCAGCGCGCCGTCCATCGTCAAAAAGAACAGGCAGACTGCCACCGCAATGAGACCCCTGTGTTCCACCCTGGGGATCGCAtctggctctctaccaggaacctcccactccacTTGCCCTGCAAGAAACTGAGCCCGTTTTGTTGGgccgttcaaggttctccggagggtcaacgaGGTGACATATAGGTTACAACTGCCCAGTCACTACCGTATCTCACCCTcgtttcatgtctcccttctcaggccggtggttcctggtcccctagctgATGCTGTCCTCCACGAcagcccacccccaccccccggaCATCGAGGGCAGTCCGGCATATGCTGTCAGATCTCTGCTGGACTCCCTGCGCcgtgggggtcggctccagtatctggtggactgggagagaTGTGGACTGGGAGAGATATGGCCCCCAAGGAGCGGtattgggttccggtggaggacattctggatcccAACATCATCTGTGATTTCCACCTTCGCTGTCTGGATTGACCCGCACCTCGTCCCCGGGGTCGTTCTCCTGGTCGGCATCGTCCTGCGGCATCGTCCTGCGTCGTCCTgcgtctctcctttctggggaggttcctattgcttggaaggcagccaatagctgatcctaactgttataggcctatttctattttgccctgttaatcaaagtgttggaaaagttgattattgacaagttgactggctttcttgatgtctatagtattctctttggtatgcaatctggtttccgctcaggttatgtatgtgtcactgcaacctggctaaattcccaatctggccctcaaaccatcatggtcacctaataatccccagtttataattggctcattcatccccctcctctcccctgtaactattccccaggtcgttgctgcaaatgagaacgtgttctcagtcaacttacctggtaaaataacggtaaaataaaataaaaataaaaaacctgaaaggtcctaaatgatgtcaccatatttttttaaatgtagcaaCGTTTAACAAAGTTAAAGATCCTTAATCAATGAAAACTAGAAACCAGGCTTCTAGGGTAGGAGAACAACAAACCTATTTACTGTATGATGAGAAACCATGAATGATTTAATATGCAATAAGTACAACTTCTATTTCTCTATAAACACAGAGCTTTGAATGTGTGAATTCAAGCAAAATGATTGGTTTCTGAACATTATTGAATGTTTGTGCTAAACAAatgttcaaaaatgtattttatttaaaaatgcgTGCAATATCAACATTCTACAATATAAATAGTCAAACTATGTGATGAAACTTCAGAAGTTGGATGTAGAATTGTTGCAGTGTAACAAATAAAACTTTCACATGGTATTTTCTCTTCACTGAAAACATAACTCATGGTAGACTTTAGAGGGTAAAAAAATTGatattttctatttctgtcaCTTACATGTTGGCTCTGATTTATGCACCATGATATAATACAACAAAGCGAATGGGAAAAACAAATACAGTGTGTTGATTGCACAACAGACCCTAATAAACAGACCATTCAAGCGAAGCAATATGGCACAATATGCAGGCATCACTCCATGGAACACATAGCTGTGTGTGTTCCAGTTATTTCAATGGTTTCCTCTACACATGCCCACTAACGTGGCGCAGACCGGTGGTCATAAAGCAAAGGAGACAGGCCTAGGAAACCATTTCAGATGTATTGAGACATGGCCTCACACAGACTTAATCATCATGCGGCTCGCTCGGGCCGAGTATGGGGCAGGTCCTTTCCAGGTCTCCCAGTGGAGGCCGGAGGCCCAGCCGATGTGTTCGCCGGCGGGGTGCCAGTCTCCGTTTAGGCTGGCAGAGCCACAGCGACTGTaccaccaccctcctcctccctccgagAAGCTGCACGTGTTCTCGGCGATGTCGCCAAAGATGCAGGGCGAGCAGCCATCATTGTCCTTGTCGTTTGTGCTGAAGCCAAAGCCATTTTGGTCAATGCCGGCGTATTTCCCACGGATGGCGTCACCTacggagagacagggagtgaTGAAGAGAGAGTACATCAGTTCTACTTCACTCTTGATTGTATTGACTTCCAAAGCATACACCATTTATAAATATCAACCCAGCATACATACAATATCATATGACATATATGTGATGTGTAATGGTCCCATTGCTGCCACCAAATGTGAAATAACTATAACACTGAAGTAAATAATATGACCACTGTCACCTTGTGCTGTTGAAATCACAGTTACCTGCGTTGCCCCTGTAGGCTCCAACGTTCAGCTTATAGGCCTCCTTCTCCGTGCCCAGACGGAAGTCACTGTACTCAGCGAAGGCAGTGCTCCCTTCAAAGTCCCACAGGTCGACCCGCATGGTCGATCTTCGCCCTCTGCCCTTTGTTAGAGCAAACACCTTACTCAGACCCAGCCAGTGGTCCTCTAGGAAACAACAGGGAAGAGCACTGAATTGAGAAGAGAAAAACGGACAGTATAGGGAAACCTCTATAAGTTGCCTTAGAGGTAAACATTATTATAGACAAAAATTCATTTCAATTTGGCCAACATTGGCTCAGCAAAGTACACAGTACTTTACAGTATTAGTTGCTGGTGAAATGTGAGGTGCTCAGAGGGACCCTTCATTACTCCGTATATGCCCAAAGCCTTGTTTGTACACTGCCCACTTCCTGTTGAAAAGAACCTCTGCTCCGGTGCGCCTTTGAAAGACTGTCCAGCCTCCGTCCACCAGCATCTCACAATACACCTGTATACAACATCAATGTACTTTTGAATCAAGAAATAgtttttttgtgaacaaaaaCGGTCCAAGAATGGAACTCTGTAGAACTTCAGTAACTCTGGCAAGCCTGGCGACACCTTCAACATTCCATAGCTAAGCTTTACTGCCCCTGTGTGGCTGTGCAACCAAATGATATAGTACCTGGCCTAAATATTTAGATGTTTCCATACCTTAAAGGGGAATCTGACTCCTGCAGGTTGAATGACATACACTCCACTGGTGGCTCGAGGGGAGAGAGTTTTAATCTGTGTGCAATCTGTCCctgaaacaagcaaacacacatgcacatacagcaCATGAATTCTTGTCTTTCCAATAtgtcagtgatttaaaaaaataactaacaCTTACCTTGAACAACTAAAGGTGCTTTCTGGCCCTGTACAAAACCAGTAGATAAGTAATGATTACTCCCAGGTTTAAAGGAATAACATGTTTCTCTGTTTATCAGTGCTGACTGACTGTATATTTACCTGAGTCTGGTCAGTGAGGCAGATGAGACAGACAACCAGTCCACAAAAAAATatcctattccacattttgtcaaattttctgagagagagggagaaagagagggggaagagtgatgagagagggggggggggtgatgagagcgagagggacagtgagacagagagagggagcgatgaGAATGTCATTTTAGTTACTTTTTCTTCTGCTGTTTCCTTATTATCCCTGTTGTGACCCAACGTTGTAAAAATGCAATGTTTCCTAAATTGCATCCTTTACAGGTCTTAAACAGAAAAGTCATGTCAAACATAGATCTTTGTCTAAGGATATTATCTATCTCTTAGTAGTATTCGGTGTGTGTTAGTATGATTATTGTGGCATCAGTAACCTGTCCACATCTGAACCCACACTGGTCCCCTACACAAGCAAGCATTTGTTGTAGGCCATTCATGCAAGTAAATTACTTTTTCTGTCTCCTCTAACATGTAGTGATTATGTAGAAAACCAAAAATTGAGAAACAGACATTCTGAGCCAGAGCTACTGTACTTTTGTGTTAGAAAACTCAAACATTTGGAGAGAACTTGAAACATCACCATATCCACTCCATTAACAGAACAGTAAACACCATACATGTTCCCAAATAAGGGAAAAGGAAAAATTATAGATGTTTTTTTGTTATGCTGACATCATTAGACATTTCACACAGGATAAATATTATGCAAGTTATTATAATCGCAAATTTGAAATTGTCATCAGGTGATTCACATATGTAGAGAGAACCTACCTCTGCCCGTGTATTCCTTTATGGTGTATTGTCTACGACCAGTCAGTTTAGAGAGGATTTCTTGTAAGCCTATTTATTTATTGACTCAAGCACCGCCTACTGTACACACTCTGACTCCACGTTTCCAGTTTAGCGTTGTCAGATGCCTCTAAGTATCACAGACAGGGCTCACAGACAGGGAGATTTCACTTAAGAACCAATGGAAGGTTCTAAAATGTGCAAACTCCTCCCAACCGGGGCACAGGGCCATGCAAAATGAACTTGCCCATAGTGTTGTTGCGGAAAAACACTCCCCCACACCGTGCTTGTGCTAATGTTATTGTGGGCGATCCCTGTTACTCAGAGCCACAGCTCCAAAGCAAACACTCTTGACATTCCAATACTGGACTTTACAGGAAATTATGAACAGCCAGGAATACACACAGCACAGTCCAATGAACAAGAAATCAAATAAAAGTACGGACACTTGTTACCAAATCCATGTGTGTTTATCTCTTAAATGTCTTTAGATATATCCTATTCAAAAGGAATTGTTTTCTAACTACTAGCGCCACCCTCTGGTCCAGgtaagaacaacccttgaattgGAGAACTACAGGATTAAAATGAATAAAACCAGGACACACCTGTAGTACTGTACCTGATTTATGTAACAAGACTATGGCCATAGCTCTAGGTTCACTCTACCACAGTACATGTGTTAGACTGTATCTTGTGGGTTGGTTGTAGCAATCAGGACAGTCAAATCAAGCCCTCTTATGATAACACTCCAAGTGAGGATAAAAAATGTGGCACATTGGCTGCGTACTGAGTACTGTTCTGTATGTACTATCAATATGAAACAAACGTACAACACCATCTACATTCTGAAAAGACATGTGAAAAAGTCCATCGCAATCAAATCCAGAAGAATTTAAAGATACAGCTGAGTATAAAGTAGTGATAGGTTTATTAAAATGTTTGCTGTTTTGACAGAGTAACTTGGTACAGCAAGTTATCAATAAGCAATTCCAAACCTGCTGTACATAAAAATTtgcatacatattttttaaatacacatcGAAGTTCAGAACAAACTCATTTTAAAGCCTTTTTTCTCACTTTCAACACATCACATAATATACATGAACATAACATTGTGGGAAACCTTGCCTCTTGTATTAAGATGTATTATTAagatatacattattttattcaTGGATTCAAGAGATTGTGTCTAGATACAGTTTTTAACCACTGTTCTAAGATGAAGACCATTTGCGGGTGTTAGTAAGATGATCAATGATTATGTTTCTGAATGTATGAGTTTATTTGATTATATCTCTTTAATCATGCATACACTACATGGTGTGTGTGAAATAATCTAAATACATGCAaaattcaagtgtgtgtgtgtgcatagacacACAGTCAGGGTGCTCCTGGTCTCTCCAACACAGACAGGTCACTGACTGATTACCTGAGTCTTCATTCACCATCAGTTTATTCTACTGATTGACATCCAGGAGCACTCTGAAGTATACACTCTGAACTACCCCCCTTGACATTAACCCAACTGACTCAGAACAATGAGCAGGGTTCCATCATTGAAAAGCAGAATGGACCTAGAACACCATCTACATCTTTCTCCACTGTCAGTTGAGTTTTGGGGTCAGGGAGGCACTATGACGATCAGGTGACACAGATCTCTCGTGCCCACACAGGAGGCTTGCTGTCATATGGGACACAATTTTGGTTTCCATCTGTCCTCCCCTCGTCCTTCCTTCCCTCTTTGtctttctccatccctttctGGTACCTCTCTCCAAATGTTTTAGGCCCACCAGGTAGTTCTGACTCAGGATGGGCAGAGTAGGGGTTCTCTAGAACTTTTAGAACTCTGCGGACCTGAGAGATTGAACAAGAGTTGATTTAACATAATGAGCAATGATATACAGGGTTGGGtactaacggattacatgtaacagGGATGACGTAATTAGACTACAAAAATTAAGTAACTAATCAACCCAgattacaatttttttaaataataatcgGATTACAGTTAGTTTTAAACAGCTGATTACATTTTGGATTACTTCATCTAATATCAAGATGTGAGCTGCATGTGTTTGACTCAAGCACACTGAAGTAGCAGGTTTTTACATTTtaagcagaagctcttatccagagtgatttacaggagcataatagggtcaagtgccttgctcaagggcacatcagattTTTCACCCAGTTGGCTCGTGGATTataaccagcgacctttcgattACTAGCACAACattcttaactgctaggctacctgccgttagACAACCCGGAAGTCACCTTTCAGAGGGAATGGAAGCTTTTCCCAGCCGTTCTAATCTATTTTAAATCTCACACGGCCAAGTtctctcctttaaaaaaaaactaaaatcatcAGACCCCCCCACTTACTGAAAACTGAATCATCCAAAATTTCATCAGGATCTTTGGGTCAAAAGGATTTTTTTGGTTAGTCAACAttgctccattctgtttatttcccAAGTACTGGAATGACACATGACAAATCAGCTGCTTACTCAGCTAAACTTCCAGTTTCAGTAGAAATGAGTACACTAAAATCTACCCGTCTGCTTTTCAGATAGATCTACGTGTTTTGCAAACTTAGAATAGTCCACATTCAAAGTATTTGCACAATTGATCATCAAACTCATGAAATAATCTGATTACTCCTGGATCTGTTACATCTGTCTATTGACATATTTATCATAGTAGACTGTTATGGGTCAGACATTTATGTGTGGGACAGACATTCATAGCTGGGTCAAACATTCAAATTAAcattgcacaaccaaagaatgaGTGTTGGGAATGCTTTCCTTGGAACTTGACAGTGCAGCTGACCTTTTAGCAGTGATGCCATTTCATCAAGAAGATGCATAAGGCAGCTGAGCCAGCACTTGCCTAAAGATATCTGCAGCATAAACTGAAGAGGCAGATGCTGGCTAACCAAagaagtaatccaaaagtaatcagattattttcatccatattgggtgaccgtttagaaattacagcactttttgtacatagtccattTTTGGGGgccaaaagtattggaacaaattCACTTAAATGTGTAGTATGAGTTTagtatttgttcccatattcctagcatggaATATTCCTagcaatgtgtcactgtcccaatagttTGAGCTCACTGTATACTGTAATATAACAACAAACAGaaagtgcaacaacaaaaatattcacCATGTGTTGATAGCTACAGTGTATTAAGTAGATACAACATGTCAATTCTATACCTCTGAGAAGTCTCCATTTTCAGCAGCCTGTATTGCATTCTGGGCAATGTAGTTGCGGAGCACCACGCGTGGGTTGGTGTTGTCCATCACAcggatcctctcttcctctatggtACACACCTCCCTCGCTCCATCACACTCCTTCACCAACCGCTTCCTGGGTCATCATACACACACGGGGGGTGATGTAAACCATGATTACAGCgtgaaacagaggaggctggtgaggggaggacagctcataataattaatagaatggagcgaatggaataaaacacatagaaaccaggtgtttgatgtgtttgagacCATTCCATCTAtgctgttccagccattactatgagcccatcctcccaatttaaagtgccaccagccaccactggtgTGAAACAATACCAAGAAAGTATGGATCAATTCATATGCTTTGGTATGCAGGAAGCAtgctatttctttcatcaataaCCAAGTGGTTTTGATTGAGTAGGATCCTCGATCCGGCATCTCCTAACTAACCAACCTGTACTGACTGATCCAGCATAGCCAATCCTCTCTCTGCTTTGCCCTCAGCTCGTCC includes these proteins:
- the LOC112081355 gene encoding angiopoietin-related protein 5, which codes for MWNRIFFCGLVVCLICLTDQTQGQKAPLVVQGTDCTQIKTLSPRATSGVYVIQPAGVRFPFKVYCEMLVDGGWTVFQRRTGAEVLFNRKWAVYKQGFGHIRKDHWLGLSKVFALTKGRGRRSTMRVDLWDFEGSTAFAEYSDFRLGTEKEAYKLNVGAYRGNAGDAIRGKYAGIDQNGFGFSTNDKDNDGCSPCIFGDIAENTCSFSEGGGGWWYSRCGSASLNGDWHPAGEHIGWASGLHWETWKGPAPYSARASRMMIKSV